Proteins encoded together in one Plasmodium sp. gorilla clade G2 genome assembly, contig: PADLG01_00_35, whole genome shotgun sequence window:
- a CDS encoding Hypotetical protein: MNRILSLTFYLFFLYLYIYKTYGKLKNTHNELSDINGIKYYLRNGLHNEKNSKGQKYEDLEEEKEGENDDEEDFNSEERNKDQENEVIEGQEEQAGSSGSGEQEEKAGSSGSGEQEEKAGSSGSGEQEEKAGSSGSGEQEEKAGSSGSGEQEEKAGSSGSGEQEEKAGSSGSGEQEEKAGSSGSGEQEEKAGSSGSGEQEEKAGSSGSGEQEEKAGSSGSGEQEEKAGSSGSGEQEEKAGSSGSGEQEEKAGSSGSGEQEEKAGSSGSGEQEEKAGSSGSGEQEEKAGSSGSGEQEEKAGSSGSGEQEEKAGSSGSGEQDEKAGSSGSGEQEEKAGSSGSGEQEEKAGSSGSGEQEEKAGSSGSGEQEEKAGSSGSGEQEEKAGSSGSGEQEEKAGSSGSGEQEEKAGSSGSGEQEEKAGSSGSGEQEEKAGSSGSGEQEEKAGSSGSGEQEEKAGSSGSGEQEEDDMGEEHEGTEHTNNNGIGSIQRSDTNVNDPHSHNNKKKNKNNKSKKGALNVLFRI; the protein is encoded by the coding sequence ATGAATAGAATTTTGTCTcttacattttatttattttttttatatttgtatatatataaaacatatggaAAACTTAAAAATACACATAACGAATTATCAGATATCAAtggaataaaatattatttaagaaaCGGATtacataatgaaaaaaatagtaagggacaaaaatatgaagatttagaagaagaaaaagaaggtgaaaatgatgatgaagaagatttCAATAGTGAAGAAAGGAATAAGGATCAAGAAAATGAAGTAATAGAAGGTCAAGAAGAACAAGCTGGTTCTAGCGGTTCTGGTgaacaagaagaaaaagcTGGTTCTAGTGGTTCTGGAgaacaagaagaaaaagcTGGTTCCTCTGGTTCTGGTgaacaagaagaaaaagcTGGTTCTAGCGGTTCTGGTgaacaagaagaaaaagcTGGTTCTAGCGGTTCTGGTgaacaagaagaaaaagcTGGTTCTAGCGGTTCTGGTgaacaagaagaaaaagcTGGTTCCTCTGGTTCTGGTgaacaagaagaaaaagcTGGTTCCTCTGGTTCTGGTgaacaagaagaaaaagcTGGTTCCTCTGGTTCTGGAgaacaagaagaaaaagcCGGTTCCTCTGGTTCTGGTgaacaagaagaaaaagcCGGTTCCTCTGGTTCTGGTgaacaagaagaaaaagcTGGTTCCTCTGGTTCTGGAgaacaagaagaaaaagcCGGTTCCTCTGGTTCTGGTgaacaagaagaaaaagcTGGTTCCTCTGGTTCTGGAgaacaagaagaaaaagcCGGTTCCTCTGGTTCTGGTGAACAAGAAGAAAAGGCTGGTTCTAGCGGTTCTGGTgaacaagaagaaaaagcCGGTTCCTCTGGTTCTGGTgaacaagaagaaaaagcTGGTTCCTCTGGTTCTGGTgaacaagaagaaaaagcCGGTTCCTCTGGTTCTGGTGAACAAGATGAAAAAGCTGGTTCCTCTGGTTCTGGTgaacaagaagaaaaagcCGGTTCCTCTGGTTCTGGTgaacaagaagaaaaagcTGGTTCCTCTGGTTCTGGTgaacaagaagaaaaagcCGGTTCCTCTGGTTCTGGTgaacaagaagaaaaagcCGGTTCCTCTGGTTCTGGTgaacaagaagaaaaagcTGGTTCTAGCGGTTCTGGAgaacaagaagaaaaagcCGGTTCCTCTGGTTCTGGTgaacaagaagaaaaagcTGGTTCTAGCGGTTCTGGTgaacaagaagaaaaagcTGGTTCCTCTGGTTCTGGAgaacaagaagaaaaagcCGGTTCCTCTGGTTCTGGTGAACAAGAAGAAAAGGCTGGTTCCTCTGGTTCTGGAgaacaagaagaaaaagcCGGTTCCTCTGGTTCTGGTGAACAAGAAGAAGATGATATGGGTGAAGAACATGAAGGTACAGaacatacaaataataatggaATAGGTAGTATACAACGAAGTGATACTAATGTTAATGATCCACATTCtcataataacaaaaaaaaaaataaaaataataaatcaaaaaaaggTGCATTGAATGTTTTATTTAGAATATGA